Proteins co-encoded in one Prescottella sp. R16 genomic window:
- a CDS encoding response regulator transcription factor encodes MNKQKVSPIRVVLADDHAAIRAGLAMILDGQPDIAVVAEADSGTSAVTLVRTHRPDVVLMDVRMPGVDGITATREITDTTGSRVVVLTTFDLDEYVFGALRAGASGFLVKTATADELTAAVRTVAAGESVLAPSAASALIDHFVRSPAHRTPPTALAELTQRELEVLRLLGQGLSNAELSGALGVGAPTVKTHVSRVLFKLGLTSRVQAALLARELDV; translated from the coding sequence GTGAACAAGCAGAAGGTATCACCGATCCGAGTGGTACTGGCCGACGACCATGCCGCCATCCGTGCCGGACTCGCGATGATTCTCGACGGCCAACCAGACATCGCCGTGGTGGCCGAAGCGGATTCCGGGACATCGGCGGTGACACTGGTCCGAACCCATCGACCGGACGTCGTCCTGATGGACGTGCGCATGCCCGGTGTGGACGGCATCACCGCGACGCGGGAAATCACCGACACCACCGGGAGCCGTGTCGTCGTACTCACCACGTTCGACCTCGACGAGTACGTGTTCGGGGCGCTGCGCGCCGGTGCGTCGGGGTTCCTCGTCAAGACCGCGACCGCGGACGAACTGACCGCGGCGGTGCGCACGGTCGCGGCTGGAGAGTCCGTGCTGGCGCCCAGCGCCGCGTCAGCGTTGATCGACCACTTCGTTCGCTCTCCTGCGCACCGCACTCCGCCCACGGCACTGGCCGAACTGACCCAGCGGGAACTCGAGGTACTACGGCTGCTGGGGCAGGGCCTGTCCAACGCCGAGCTGTCCGGGGCCCTGGGGGTGGGAGCGCCGACAGTGAAGACACACGTGTCGCGGGTGCTGTTCAAGCTCGGACTCACGTCGCGAGTCCAGGCCGCGCTGCTCGCTCGCGAACTCGACGTGTGA